From a region of the Calliphora vicina chromosome 4, idCalVici1.1, whole genome shotgun sequence genome:
- the LOC135956706 gene encoding low choriolytic enzyme: protein MTIVVTYGQAVTNWNPVVPPRPRWGPNMLMLRQHNSPAFEYWNNNHEDHIWEHSGLFEGDIMLHREYLRNGLLNEKATWPDATVPFYIDSQDFDETQMMTILRAFKEYHDKTCIRFRPYEKGDKNWIVFKGNYSGCWSSVGRRQGGQVLNLNTPKCVTHGVVVHELLHALGFYHQQSSTERDEYVKINWENILPGHAHNFNKYARTHVSNFGIEYDYQSVMHYSSKAFSKNGKQTIEPLDPNASLGQRKGLSDKDIEKLNEMYEEDCNSFNIFNFDRFGNSLNEIIDYFQGTLDKIFT, encoded by the exons ATGACAATCGTTGTAACTTATGGCCAAGCTGTAACTAATTGGAATCCCGTAGTACCGCCCCGTCCTCGTTGGGGGCCAAATATGCTAATGCTAAGACAACACAACA GTCCAGCATTTGAATATTGGAATAATAATCATGAAGATCATATATGGGAGCACAGTGGCTTGTTTGAAGGTGACATTATGTTGCATCGTGAATATTTGCGTAATGGTTTGTTGAATGAAAAAGCCACTTGGCCAGATGCCACGGTGCCATTCTATATAGACAGCCAAGATTTTG ATGAAACACAAATGATGACCATATTGAGAGCCTTCAAGGAATATCATGATAAAACCTGCATACGTTTTCGTCCATACGAAAAGGGAGATAAAAATTGGATTGTATTCAAAGGCAATTATTCGGGATGCTGGTCCAGTGTAGGCCGTAGACAAGGTGGTCAA GTGCTTAATCTCAATACACCGAAATGTGTAACACATGGCGTTGTGGTCCATGAACTATTGCATGCCTTGGGCTTTTATCACCAACAATCGTCTACTGAAAGAGACGagtatgttaaaatcaattgGGAAAATATATTACCGGGTCATGCTCATAACTTTAACAAATACGCTCGCACCCATGTTAGTAATTTTGGTATAGAGTATGACTACCAAAGTGTTATGCATTATAGTTCAAAGGCGTTTAGTAAAAATGGCAAACAAACCATAGAACCTTTG GATCCCAATGCAAGTTTGGGGCAACGCAAGGGCTTGTCCGATAaggatattgaaaaattaaatgaaatgtacGAAGAAGATTGCAATAGTttcaacatatttaattttgatcgaTTTGGAAACtcattaaatgaaattatagaTTATTTTCAGGGAACATTAGACAAAATATTCACTTAA
- the fu gene encoding serine/threonine-protein kinase fused, producing MNRYKVSSLVGEGSFGLVYKAVRKDDDQTVAIKVISKRGRSTRELKNLRRECDIQAQLKHPNVIEMLESFETKNELVVVTEFALIDLHRYMSRNGALTEENAQRLICHLVSALYYLHSNRILHRDLKPQNVLLDEDLHAKLCDFGLARNMTMSTHVLTSIKGTPLYMAPELLAERPYDHLADLWSLGCISYETMAGQPPFCTTSILHLVKIIKHEDVKWPSFLSSECRSFLQGLLEKDPSLRSSWAQILCHPFVEGKLYIKAGIKAENSPFINPQINKNKSKTSNTKENLDLNKIAKQLRTINLNETQDNLMCSRDSINAIPPSDIEQLETDVEDNINRISVPFTEQSYRADNVKAIANNHLKPPDITPAPVVNSQTCFVSGNNNMILNHLNDNFALNEAAKCGSSASGSNKNKTMTSNNSLKKSRNKDLEKRKLSQNLDNFSLRLGHNVENDNQKKSGDKISLTKKDQENTLKDSKNNTMKTSNQSGEEKQNAENSPPCLLPGWDSCDESQSPPIENDEWLAFLHRSMQEVLDGELESLKQQNLVSIIVAPLRNSKAIPKVVDSVVQLLSLPFVLNESLCIIELIKMVYIDVKLVPNLMYASKLLIYQRSVDDSTASLPLTDNPQRKIRTVSELNNEEIKCASRLYELICHLVLIKQQFLTQFCDAVAILAADELLINFLNQDFKNVYALRIANCILALLGCVLRELPENAELVEKIIFSSKVDLLALLKYPNNLLRLRMCMLMRLLGRFSLRALQNSWSSHVKQAIEDLAEVDNEEVKEEAENTLNELRQFSFYS from the exons ATGAATCGTTATAAAGTAAGCTCCTTAGTGGGAGAAGGTTCTTTTGGTTTGGTGTATAAAGCCGTACGAAAGGATGATGATCAGACAGTGGCCATTAAAGTTATATCCAAA AGGGGTCGTTCTACGCgcgaattaaaaaatttgcgaCGGGAGTGTGATATCCAAGCCCAGCTGAAACATCCCAATGTCATTGAGATGTTGGAGTCATTTGAGACTAAAAATGAATTGGTTGTGGTAACAGAATTTGCTCTCATTGATTTGCATCGTTATATGTCACGTAATGGTGCATTAACGGAGGAGAATGCCCAACGTTTAATATGCCACTTGGTGTCGGCTTTGTACTATTTACACTCCAATCGTATCTTACATCGTGACTTGAAACCACAAAATGTTTTACTCGATGAAGATTTACATGCCAAATTGTGCGATTTTGgtttggctagaaatatgacTATGAGTACACACGTTTTGACTTCCATTAAGGGTACTCCCTTGTATATGGCTCCAGAGCTATTGGCAGAACGACCCTATGACCACCTAGCAGACTTGTGGTCTTTGGGTTGTATTTCTTATGAAACTATGGCGGGACAACCTCCATTCTGTACTACGTCGATTTTGCATTTGGTAAAGATTATCAAGCATGAAGATGTAAAATGGCCAAGTTTTCTCAGCAGTGAGTGTCGTTCGTTTCTACAG GGCTTACTTGAAAAAGATCCTTCTTTGCGTAGCAGTTGGGCTCAGATTTTATGCCATCCTTTTGTTGAAGGAAAACTCTACATAAAAGCTGGCATTAAAGCTGAGAACTCACCTTTTATAAATCctcaaattaacaaaaataaatcaaagaCTTCCAACACGAAAGAAAA TTTGGATCTTAACAAAATTGCCAAGCAGTTACGCACAATCAATCTAAATGAAACCCAAGACAATCTGATGTGTTCGCGTGACAGTATTAATGCTATACCGCCAAGTGATATTGAGCAATTGGAAACAGATGTGGAGGATAATATAAATCGCATTTCGGTGCCATTTACCGAACAATCCTACAGAGCCGATAATGTGAAAGCTATTGCAAACAATCATTTGAAACCGCCAGACATTACGCCAGCTCCAGTAGTTAATTCTCAGACTTGTTTTGTTAGCGGTAATAACAATATgatattaaatcatttaaatgacAATTTTGCTCTAAACGAGGCGGCTAAATGTGGAAGTAGTGCAAGTGgcagtaataaaaacaaaaccatGACAAGTAACAACTCGCTTAAGAAATCGCGAAATAAAGACTTGGAAAAGCGTAAACTGAGTCAAAATCTGGACAATTTTTCGCTACGATTGGGCCACAATGTAGAAAATGACAATCAAAAGAAATCCGGTGATAAGATTTCCCTTACGAAAAAAGATCAGGAAAATACTTTGAAAGACTCTAAAAACAATACTATGAAAACTTCTAATCAGTCGGGAGAGGAAAAACAAAACGCCGA aAATTCACCTCCTTGTTTATTGCCTGGCTGGGATTCGTGTGATGAATCCCAAAGTCCTCCCATAGAAAATGACGAATGGTTGGCCTTTTTACACCGATCTATGCAGGAGGTTCTTGATGGTGAATTGGAATCACTAAAACAGCAAAATTTG GTTAGTATTATAGTGGCACCTCTACGTAACTCCAAAGCCATACCCAAAGTAGTGGATAGTGTGGTTCAATTGTTATCCTTGCCGTTTGTGTTAAACGAATCCTTATGTATTATTGAACTAATAAAAATG gtCTATATTGATGTTAAATTGGTGCCCAATTTAATGTATGCCTCCAAACTCTTAATCTATCAACGCTCAGTCGATGACTCCACCGCCTCTTTGCCCTTGACAGATAATCCTCAACGTAAAATACGCACAGTTAGTGAGTTAAATAATGAGGAAATCAAATGTGCTTCCAGACTTTATGAGCTAATTTGTCATTTGGTTCTcattaaacaacaatttttgacGCAATTTTGTGATGCAGTGGCTATCTTGGCGGCAGATGAATTGCTCATAAACTTTCTCAATCAGgactttaaaaatgtatacgCTTTGCGCATTGCAAATTGTATACTGGCATTATTGGGTTGTGTTTTAAGGGAGCTGCCGGAAAACGCAGAATTAgtagagaaaataatattttcttcaaaagtaGACTTGCTAGCATTGCTGAAATATCCCAATAACTTGTTGAGATTGAGAATGTGCATGTTGATGCGTTTATTGGGCAGATTCAGTTTAAGGGCTTTACAAAATTCCTGGTCCTCCCATGTAAAGCAAGCAATAGAAGATTTGGCTGAAGTGGATAACGAAGAAGTAAAAGAG gaaGCTGAAAATACTTTAAACGAACTACGTCAATTTTCGTTTTATTCTTAA
- the Hexo2 gene encoding chitooligosaccharidolytic beta-N-acetylglucosaminidase, with amino-acid sequence MKLKSAILPIILQIVLIIATKAKETEESPLWICTSSDLCLLDTAPNIGDEKRFESQHDCRLSCGKYGAIWPMPTGDCSLSKERVHFDPWKVRFNVVAPTSATTQFIRETNRIFLSNIIKECVSNCTLESSKEILVKATINSSSLSLDWTTDESYVLLIRTTGTATFVDIKAPTVYGGRHAFETLSNLITGCITNGLLMVDAARIYDRPLYPHRGVLLDTARNFMPLRQIRNTLDAMAASKLNVFHWHVVDTHSFPLEITRVPEMQRFGAYSPTNTYSRTDTINMIKYARLRGIRVLMEIDGPSHAGNGWQWGPMAGMGNMAVCINQKPWRSFCVQPPCGQLNPLNDNMYSVMKEIYEDIAEVGAPEETIHMGGDEVHIDCWNNTAEITKKMRETGFDLSLPSFYKLWSVFHEKNLESWDEVNQRQYPNIKEPKSTIVWSSHLTDPEYIEHYLAKERFIIQTWVGSSDPLNDQLLKKGYRIIVSTKDAWYLDHGFWGRTQYYNWAKVYNNKIESSPKILGGEVCMWSEYVDQNSVEARIWPRAGAAAERLWSNPKTSSLLAQYRFYRYIQRLIARGIRPDAVCPKWCILNEGQCF; translated from the exons atgaagttaaaaagtgcaatattacCTATAATcttacaaattgttttaataattgcCACAAAAGCCAAGGAAACTGAGGAGAG CCCACTATGGATTTGTACCTCATCGGATCTTTGTCTACTGGACACAGCACCAAATATTGGAGATGAAAAACGTTTTGAAAGTCAACATGATTGTCGGTTGTCATGTGGTAAATATGGCGCCATCTGGCCAATGCCCACCGGCGATTGTAGCCTGTCTAAGGAACGTGTGCACTTCGATCCATGGAAGGTGCGTTTTAATGTGGTGGCTCCGACATCGGCTACCACACAGTTTATACGTGAAACAAATCGTATATTCTTGAGTAACATCATCAAGGAGTGTGTAAGCAATTGTACACTGGAAAGCAGTAAAGAGATATTGGTGAAGGCCACTATAAACTCATCGAGTTTGTCGCTAGATTGGACAACAGATGAATCGTATGTGCTGTTAATAAGAACTACAG GTACCGCCACTTTTGTTGACATTAAGGCTCCCACTGTTTATGGTGGCCGTCATGCTTTTGAGACTTTGAGTAATTTAATAACTGGCTGTATTAC caATGGTTTGCTTATGGTCGATGCCGCACGTATTTATGATCGTCCTTTATATCCTCATCGTGGTGTGTTACTGGATACTGCTCGTAATTTCATGCCCTTACGACAGATACGCAATACTTTGGATGCCATGGCTGCTTCGAAGTTGAATGTATTCCATTGGCATGTGGTGGATACGCATAGTTTTCCCTTGGAAATTACTAGAGTACCGGAAATGCAACG CTTTGGAGCCTATTCCCCCACAAATACTTACTCCCGTACCGATACCATAAACATGATTAAATATGCCCGCCTAAGAGGCATACGAGTACTTATGGAAATAGATGGTCCTTCGCATGCCGGCAATGGTTGGCAATGGGGTCCCATGGCTGGCATGGGTAATATGGCAGTGTGTATCAATCAAAAACCCTGGCGATCATTTTGTGTGCAACCACCTTGTGGTCAACTTAATCCCTTGAATGATAATATGTACTCGGTAATGAAGGAAATCTATGAGGATATAGCTGAAGTGGGTGCTCCGGAAGAAACCATACATATGGGAGGTGATGAAGTGCACATAGACTGTTGGAACAACACCGCTGAAATAACAAAGAAAATGCGTGAGACAGGTTTTGATCTCTCACTACCGAGTTTCTATAAATTATGGTCGGTTTTCCATGAGAAAAACTTAGAGTCTTGGGATGAAGTAAACCAGAGACAATATCCAAACATCAAAGAACCTAAATCGACTATAGTTTGGTCTAGTCATTTAACGGATCCTGAGTATATAGAACACTATTTGGCCAAAGAACGTTTCATCATACAAACTTGGGTGGGCTCCTCTGATCCCTTGAACgatcaattgttaaaaaagggCTATCGCATAATAGTTTCTACAAAGGATGCCTGGTATTTGGATCATGGTTTTTGGGGAAGAACTCAATATTACAATTGGGCCAAGgtatacaataataaaattgaaagtaGTCCCAAGATTTTAGGTGGTGAAGTTTGCATGTGGAGTGAATATGTTGATCAGAATTCTGTGG agGCTCGCATTTGGCCTAGAGCTGGGGCAGCTGCTGAGCGTTTGTGGTCCAATCCCAAGACAAGTTCTCTTTTGGCCCAATATCGCTTCTATCGCTACATACAGCGTTTGATTGCTCGTGGTATACGGCCTGATGCTGTTTGCCCCAAATGGTGCATTTTAAATGAGGGACaatgtttttaa
- the LOC135956300 gene encoding uncharacterized protein LOC135956300: MSLTDISKKFTEATCEEIIKKAGGTKYTSFKFGKGFKKGDSYLSKVFRLCVYGINEPTGENVEVNLIVKGMPDNMARRKLFRSADFFRNEINFYLKVIPAWEAFQKKRNPKNPFNEYPICYATHCDGENDFVALQDVNFLGYGAPNRQDYISLEECLLTMRTMGRFHGISLALQALEPNEFESVAKCLEETYYAESYRKWYIDFLKLACSVAQDAVAKTFPNTNYETITKNFLQETLYDDLINLVSTRSKLTVFGHGDCWTPNFLTRYSAEGKAEAIKIIDFQLARAASVGVDISFFIYSCTSQALRESHYDTLLKAYHESASSIINDMGADAEKVMSWQDLLDELKQFARFGCGMGIESLPMSLIEDDEVADLDDITDNSVLTDVWNITPFKEPAKRQRIAEIFKHAIDQGYLK; encoded by the exons ATGAGTTTAACAGACATTTCTAAAAAATTCACTGAAGCCACCTGCGAGGAAATTATCAAAAAAGCTGGTGGCACCAAATATACTTCCTTTAAATTTGGTAAAGGTTTTAAAAAAGGCGACTCATACTTGAGTAAAGTATTTCGCTTGTGCGTTTATGGCATTAACGAGCCAACTGG TGAAAATGTGGAAGTTAATCTAATTGTTAAGGGTATGCCGGATAATATGGCTCGGCGTAAGCTTTTCCGTTCTGCTGACTTTTTCCGCAATGaaattaatttctatttaaaggTTATTCCCGCTTGGGAAGCATTCCAAAAGAAACGCAATCCGAAAAACCCATTTAATGAATATCCCATTTGTTATGCTACTCACTGTGATGGTGAAAATGATTTTGTGGCTCTGCAAGATGTTAACTTCTTGGGTTATGGGGCACCCAATCGTCAAGACTATATTTCATTGGAAGAGTGTCTGTTGACAATGCGTACCATGGGTAGATTCCATGGTATTTCTTTGGCATTGCAGGCTTTAGAGCCCAACGAATTTGAGAGTGTGGCTAAATGTTTGGAG gaaaCCTATTATGCTGAATCGTATCGTAAGTGGTATATTGACTTCTTAAAATTGGCCTGTTCGGTAGCCCAGGATGCGGTTGCAAAAACATTTCCAAACACTAATTATGAAACGATTACCAAAAATTTTCTGCAAGAAACTTTATACGATGATTTAATTAATTTGGTGTCAACACGAT CTAAGCTCACAGTTTTTGGTCATGGTGATTGTTGGACACCAAACTTCCTAACACGTTACAGTGCTGAGGGTAAAGCAGAGGCGATTAAAATTATTGACTTTCAGTTGGCCCGTGCGGCTTCCGTTGGTGTGGATATCTCATTCTTTATCTACTCCTGCACTAGCCAGGCTCTTAGGGAGTCCCACTATGACACCTTGTTGAAGGCTTATCATGAAAGTGCCAGCAGTATTATCAACGATATGGGAGCCGATGCAGAAAAAGTTATGTCTTGGCAAGATCTACTGGATGAACTAAAACAATTTGCTAGATTTGGCTGTGGCATGGGCATTGAATCATTGCCCATGTCTCTTATAGAAGATGATGAGGTGGCCGATTTGGATGATATCACCGATAATTCAGTATTAACGGATGTGTGGAATATTACACCATTCAAGGAGCCTGCTAAAAGGCAGCGTATTGCGGAAATATTCAAACATGCCATAGATCAGGGTTatcttaaataa